In Leishmania mexicana MHOM/GT/2001/U1103 complete genome, chromosome 13, the following proteins share a genomic window:
- a CDS encoding putative protein kinase A regulatory subunit yields the protein MSAEDTPISLFLQACNQEGVTTPNAKLVEFFQSRETFDSILEIDLSNNYVGNRGLLAVLDVIEHLSCFRSLNATDQKLYNSDFSEEAVKGNAVIDRIVEVFKAHPTANSLNLSNNPISNYAGRKLLSLAQVNQRMCLIEVSDTRIDFDLRNKIAKQCEENTRNMWDAEQDGNANSGSAFGENLEWVPTQATADLTSLGAGRARRQTVRVEGIDPEAAKNYVPPVHEKSQEDTNMICKLLSHNVLFGFLGSKDILTVAEAMYREEFVRDECIIEFGQTHCDKLYVIQSGEADIIKEGQKVFVKTEGTAVGELELLYDTPAVASVKVSTETLVAWVLDRETYRNLVMGSCIRRREMYVSMLAKVPFLQSLDSYECMQIADALTSDEFAAGDYIIHYNEEGEWLYIITEGTVEVIGRDAAGNKTKVCEFHSGDHFGELEFLNEHRTVADIVAVTDVTTAKLNRRHFEMCMGPVMDVLKRNSTSAKYDYYQQVLQQQQQQGAPATVQ from the coding sequence ATGTCCGCGGAAGACACCCCCATCTCGCTCTTCCTGCAGGCGTGCAACCAGGAGGGCGTCACGACACCCAATGCGAAGCTGGTGGAGTTCTTTCAGAGCCGAGAAACCTTCGACAGCATCCTCGAGATCGACCTCAGCAACAACTACGTCGGCAACCGCGGTCTGCTGGCAGTGCTGGACGTCATTGAGCATCTGAGCTGCTTCCGCTCCCTCAACGCCACGGACCAGAAGCTGTACAACTCAGACTTCAGTGAGGAGGCTGTCAAAGGCAATGCCGTGATTGACCGTATCGTGGAAGTGTTCAAGGCGCACCCCACCGCCAACTCGCTCAACCTCAGCAACAACCCCATCTCGAACTACGCGGGGCGCAAGCTGCTCTCCCTGGCGCAGGTGAACCAACGCATGTGCCTCATCGAGGTGAGCGACACCCGCATAGACTTTGATCTTCGCAACAAGATTGCAAAGCAGTGCGAGGAGAACACCCGCAACATGTGGGACGCCGAACAGGATGGGAACGCGAATTCGGGATCCGCCTTCGGCGAGAACCTGGAGTGGGTGCCGACCCAGGCCACGGCGGACCTGACGTCACTCGGCGCCGGCCGCGCTCGTCGCCAGACAGTACGAGTCGAGGGCATTGATCCTGAGGCGGCCAAGAACTACGTGCCCCCGGTGCATGAAAAGTCGCAGGAAGACACGAATATGATCTGCAAGCTGCTGAGCCACAACGTGCTCTTTGGCTTCCTCGGCAGCAAGGACATCCTAACTGTGGCTGAAGCGATGTACCGCGAGGAGTTCGTGAGGGACGAGTGCATCATCGAGTTCGGCCAGACCCACTGCGACAAGCTCTACGTTATTCAGAGCGGTGAGGCGGATATTATAAAAGAGGGCCAAAAGGTGTTCGTTAAGACGGAGGGAACGGCGGTTGgcgagctggagctgctgtaCGACACACCTGCCGTAGCAAGCGTGAAGGTGTCCACGGAGACGCTGGTAGCGTGGGTGCTGGACCGTGAAACGTACCGCAACCTCGTCATGGGCTCCTGCATCCGCCGTCGTGAAATGTACGTGTCGATGCTGGCCAAGGTTCCCTTCCTGCAGAGCCTCGACTCCTACGAGTGCATGCAGATCGCAGACGCCCTCACGAGCGATGAGTTCGCTGCCGGCGACTATATCATCCACTAcaacgaggagggcgagtgGCTGTACATCATTACCGAAGGCACTGTGGAGGTCATTGGCCGCGACGCGGCCGGCAACAAGACGAAAGTGTGCGAGTTCCACAGCGGTGACCACTTTGGCGAACTGGAATTCCTCAACGAGCACCGCACCGTTGCAGACATCGTGGCCGTCACGGACGTCACGACGGCGAAGCTGAACCGCCGGCATTTTGAGATGTGCATGGGTCCCGTCATGGATGTGCTGAAGCGGAATAGCACCTCTGCCAAATACGACTACTACCAGCAagtgctccagcagcagcaacagcagggTGCCCCGGCGACGGTCCAGTAA
- a CDS encoding putative MOZ/SAS family acetyltransferase produces the protein MEVGQRCRLFLTDSTSTHATNSSDGIRSDGFAVTGVVVGVRPHAEEPWRRLYYVHCTHIEFGAELARQRRKAAALSWSGAPLSTIGSGTIHSCNELRAAGGSFVSNGGYHYRYDGWYDAFALAPASGDVALANNTAAMTSASSSPPEPPATVPEPRDDEGVASVSAVSHLSGQPREAPEEWVAAMEHDTAVCEVVYLCYAFQPWFPAPYSALQYLALPEDDVCHSVYVCHRCLSPFFTREQYYVHLAGEYCRLRTPPGRLIYHDEDAGYKAFLVDGAKDLHYGRCLSLLGKQLIESKVLSNDVDLYEYVVVTIPRASLPYMPAALPSGTSAEQCGVDNLVALSREGFRQVASDFDAEDWDGDAVMGYFSRLKHHPDHTLSCIVTLPIFQRTGVATFLLDVAYWMTRQRQRVCGCGFCGRSGGAISRPFSPHGQSLLLSYWRRALLRSLAAVAPLHRRVSRTAQPELRFTLAELRALMDIPIHTDDMETLLLQSEFAFYQPVAANAAAARCSDDDDSASPPTSPTSSKRRQRRERSSASTSLKDSQASSGSKVSSSSAGGSTGNGGGSISGARYTATLVLEATLLEAAAKLHTKTPRSCVMFDKRWLLKDRRGAYAYDTPYYHY, from the coding sequence ATGGAGGTCGGCCAGCGGTGTCGTCTTTTCCTCACCGACTCCACATCCACGCATGCCACGAACAGCTCCGATGGCATCCGCAGCGACGGATTCGCCGTGacaggggtggtggtgggggtgcgcCCCCACGCCGAGGAGCCATGGCGGCGCTTGTATTACGTTCACTGCACCCACATCGAGTttggcgcggagctggcgcggcagcggcgcaaggCGGCTGCACTGTCGTGGAGCGGGGCCCCGCTCAGCACTATTGGGAGCGGGACCATACACAGCTGCAacgagctgcgcgccgccggcggcagcttTGTCTCAAACGGCGGCTACCACTACCGCTACGATGGCTGGTATGATGCCTTCGCTCTCGCCCCGGCGTCTGGGGACGTCGCCCTCGCCAACAACACCGCTGCAATGACTTCCGCTAGCTCTTCGCCCCCTGAGCCGCCCGCAACGGTGCCGGAACCTCGCGATGACGAAGGGGTGGCGTCAGTGTCCGCCGTCTCGCACCTGTCTGGACAGCCCCGCGAAGCACCGGAGGAGTGGGTGGCCGCGATGGAGCATGACACGGCCGTGTGCGAGGTGGTGTATCTGTGCTACGCCTTCCAGCCTTGGTTTCCTGCACCCTACAGCGCTCTACAGTACCTGGCCCTCCCCGAAGACGACGTCTGTCACTCCGTCTACGTGTGCCACCGCTGTCTCTCGCCCTTCTTTACGCGGGAGCAGTACTACGTACACCTGGCCGGCGAGTACTGCCGCCTGCGCACCCCGCCTGGTCGACTCATCTACCATGACGAGGACGCCGGGTACAAGGCGTTCCTCGTGGACGGCGCCAAGGACCTCCACTACGGCCGCTGCCTTTCCCTCCTGGGCAAACAGCTCATCGAGAGCAAAGTGCTGTCGAATGATGTCGACCTGTACGAGTACGTGGTGGTGACGATTCCAcgtgcctcgctgccgtACATGCCAGCCGCACTGCCGTCCGGTACGTCCGCCGAGCAGTGTGGAGTGGACAACCTGGTCGCGCTCTCGAGAGAGGGGTTCCGCCAGGTTGCGAGCGACTTCGATGCGGAGGACTGGGACGGCGACGCGGTGATGGGGTACTTCAGCAGGCTGAAGCACCACCCTGATCACACGCTCTCGTGCATTGTCACGTTGCCCATCTTTCAACGCACGGGTGTGGCTACTTTCCTGCTGGATGTGGCGTACTGGATgactcggcagcggcaacgtgtgtgcgggtgcggtTTCTGTGGGCGGTCTGGTGGAGCCATCAGTCGACCCTTCTCGCCCCACGGGCAGTCGTTGCTCCTCTCCTATTGGcgacgcgcgctgctgcggtctCTAGCCGCGGTTGCTCCGTTACACCGGCGTGTGTCACGGACCGCACAGCCGGAGCTGCGCTTCACCCTGGCGGAGCTTCGTGCGCTGATGGACATACCAATCCACACAGACGACATGGAAACGCTACTCCTGCAGAGCGAGTTCGCCTTCTATCAGCCCGTTGCTGccaacgccgcggcggcgcgctgcagcgacgatgacgacagCGCCTCACCACCAACCTCTCCGACCTCTTCAAAGAGAAGGCAACGCcgagagcgcagcagcgcctccacttCGCTGAAAGACTCGCaggcgagcagcggcagcaaggTGTCCTCTTCCTCGGCCGGAGGAAGTACTGGGAATGGTGGTGGCTCGATATCTGGCGCGCGCTACACGGCCACGCTGGTTCTGGAGGCCACGCTTCTCGAGGCAGCAGCAAAGCTTCACACAAAGACGCCGCGCTCGTGTGTGATGTTCGACAAGCGCTGGCTCCTAAAGGATAGGCGAGGCGCCTACGCGTACGACACGCCGTACTACCACTACTGA
- a CDS encoding putative class 3 lipase: MVVCDRCSTLWALAKLTTRGDGGLLWGLYILRTAGAMPRMCIGPSCRILTRRLVCYGCGLPTVVTQPHTARVVRPNGVSKSVMDDVGVLDVQQLSLRAMEVGGMTTAQVEGMFRGLFHRYEEMLAFRAITTAVLAQRVLLSMVASAVAYEYLGAPNITLSLSDIPYARALRITVAQERYTILEAPGRVKFIAFPGTHNWRTRWVDMQFARVTETVWSTLHEGVCMTTTAEGQEGADHAEAAVILNGGVRKVWEYQVHKGFAQEAQEVGLPFDTLLEDVRSGGYTLVLCGHSLGGATAQYLTLQLLHRRASLLVPRGSQEETPRLLCVSLGAPLLGNYELADHVQSCGWTHVFHNFVHRSDIVPRLSCTDELAWDAQSRLTQLVASVFTVAQSWWRGGGSQPSPASAASPAANTAASSAVATEAPNTPTLSSARLSTALAHLRTKTPSGTSFADASPGFDASTTSALFSMNDATGKETGAPEEEGIFSDESSAVWEEQAQLAAYVDTTLRNSSDALENDTPAPSREAAAQLDADVEAALHDFKSRCARRSGAASRQRSTAHHACLEDGGAEPDVDDESVTPPGVEVAADTRADIVLPGSSHRMHRRFTCFGRYHFIQYGAYGYVSTEDSETAFAVLKHGCGEASVLGDHSVEAYNRGVMIHLYRNTQS, from the coding sequence ATGGTGGTGTGCGACCGCTGCTCCACGTTATGGGCGCTGGCGAAACTCACCAcgcgcggcgacggtggcctTCTGTGGGGGCTGTACATACTTCGGACAGCGGGGGCCATGCCTCGCATGTGCATTGGCCCTTCGTGCCGTATCCTGACACGTCGGCTGGTGTGCTACGGGTGTGGGCTGCCCACCGTTgtgacgcagccgcacaccGCACGAGTGGTCCGCCCGAACGGCGTGTCCAAGAGCGTGATGGACGACGTCGGCGTGCTcgacgtgcagcagctctcgcTGCGCGCCATGGAGGTCGGCGGCATGACAACTGCGCAGGTGGAGGGCATGTTCCGCGGGCTCTTCCACCGCTACGAAGAGATGCTAGCCTTCcgcgccatcaccaccgccgttTTGGCACAGCGAGTGCTGCTTTCCATGGTGGCTTCAGCGGTCGCGTATGAGTACCTCGGAGCGCCAAACATCACCTTGAGTCTGTCCGACATCCCGTACGCACGTGCACTGCGCATCACCGTAGCACAGGAGCGCTACACCATCCTTGAGGCGCCAGGTCGCGTTAAGTTCATCGCCTTCCCCGGAACGCACAACTGGCGGACGCGTTGGGTGGACATGCAGTTTGCACGTGTCACGGAGACTGTGTGGTCGACGTTGCACGAAGGCGTCTGTatgacgacgacagcggagGGCCAAGAGGGGGCCGACCACGCTGAGGCAGCGGTGATACTTAACGGCGGTGTTCGGAAGGTGTGGGAGTACCAGGTGCACAAGGGCTTTGCGCAAGAGGCACAGGAGGTTGGACTGCCTTTCGACACGCTTCTGGAAGacgtccgcagcggcggttaTACCCTTGTCCTGTGCGGCCACTCGCTGGGCGGGGCTACTGCGCAGTACTTGactctgcagctgctgcaccgacgTGCTTCTCTGCTGGTGCCCCGCGGGTCGCAGGAGGAGACACCGCGACTGCTGTGCGTCTCACtcggtgcgccgctgctcggcaACTACGAGCTGGCCGACCACGTACAGAGCTGCGGCTGGACGCATGTCTTCCACAACTTTGTCCACCGCAGCGACATTGTGCCGCGCCTGTCGTGCACAGACGAACTCGCTTGGGACGCGCAGTCGCGACTTACGCAGCTCGTCGCATCCGTCTTCACGGTAGCCCAGAGCTGGTGGAGGGGCGGCGGGAGTCAACCTAGCCCCGCGAgtgcggcgtcgccagcagcaaacaccgctgcctcttccGCCGTCGCGACTGAAGCACCCaacacccccaccctcaGCTCCGCCAGGCTCTCCACTGCGCTGGCACACTTGCGCACCAAGACGCCGTCAGGCACTTCCTTCGCCGACGCTTCTCCAGGTTTTGATGCTTCAACTACGTCTGCACTCTTCTCGATGAACGACGCGACGGGCAAGGAGACCGGCGCGCCTGAAGAGGAAGGCATCTTCTCTGACGAGTCGTCTGCAGTGTGGGAGGAGCAAGCGCAGCTCGCCGCGTACGTTGATACCACCCTCCGCAACAGCTCCGACGCGCTGGAGAACGACACACCAGCACCGTCTcgcgaggcggcagcgcagctggaTGCCGACGTGGAGGCGGCCCTCCACGACTTCAAAAGCCGATGTGCGCGCCGGAGTGGCGCCGCGTCTAGGCAACGGAGCACCGCACATCACGCGTGCCTTGaagatggcggcgctgaacCCGACGTCGACGATGAGTCGGTCACACCTCCTGGAGTTGAGGTTGCGGCGGACACGAGGGCTGATATAGTGCTGCCGGGGTCTTCCCACCGCATGCACCGCCGCTTCACGTGCTTCGGCCGCTATCACTTTATCCAATACGGCGCGTACGGGTATGTGTCGACCGAAGACTCGGAGACCGCCTTCGCGGTGTTGAAGCACGGCTGCGGGGAGGCCTCGGTTTTGGGTGATCACTCTGTGGAGGCGTACAATCGAGGGGTGATGATCCACCTCTACCGCAACACCCAGTCTTAG
- a CDS encoding putative small Rab GTP binding protein: MSSIARASTTTAGASASTRKFKLVLLGESGVGKSSVVQRLMKNAFSEKLNSTVGASFFRYTCNVDDNTAVHFDIWDTAGQERFKSLASMYYRGAAAALVVFDIVSADTYEKAKYWIRELQSNSPETMVMLVGNKKDLESERQVSLADAQQCAVEMGVMYHETSARSGDGVQDAFHAVAAKLVETNSTFNVREGGVMCHTENAAPRQENGCC, encoded by the coding sequence ATGTCATCCATCGCTCGCGCCTCGACGACAACGGCGGGGGCTTCAGCCTCGACACGGAAGTTCAAGCTAGTCCTGCTCGGGGAGAGCGGCGTCGGCAAGTCGTCCGTCGTGCAGCGTCTCATGAAGAATGCCTTCAGCGAGAAGCTGAACAGCACCGTCGGCGCCTCATTCTTTAGGTACACGTGCAACGTGGACGACAACACCGCCGTTCACTTCGATATATGGGACACGGCAGGGCAGGAGCGCTTCAAGAGTTTAGCCTCTATGTACTaccgcggtgccgctgcggcgctcgTCGTGTTCGACATTGTCTCCGCCGATACGTACGAGAAGGCAAAGTACTGGATTCGCGAGCTGCAATCCAACTCGCCAGAGACGATGGTGATGCTGGTAGGCAACAAGAAAGATTTGGAGAGCGAGCGGCAGGTGTCTTTGGCGgatgcgcagcagtgcgcgGTGGAGATGGGTGTCATGTACCACGAGACTagcgcgcgcagcggcgacggggtTCAGGATGCATTCCATGCCGTCGCTGCGAAACTGGTCGAAACGAACAGCACCTTCAACgtgcgcgagggcggcgtcATGTGCCACACAGAGAACGCGGCACCGCGTCAAGAGAATGGATGCTGCTAG